A single genomic interval of Zingiber officinale cultivar Zhangliang chromosome 4A, Zo_v1.1, whole genome shotgun sequence harbors:
- the LOC121971891 gene encoding 2-hydroxy-6-oxononadienedioate/2-hydroxy-6-oxononatrienedioate hydrolase-like: MSPPCLSVTLLRDWCHSCAFLAAGLRPSLAILADGASIHCWTPARPDPSRRPLVLLHGFGATAIWQWSHYLRPLRRSGFDLYVPDLLFFGASEAPGSDRSEAYQARCVMAAMEDLGLRRFGLVGVSYGGFVAYKMAAMFPSAVERVVLCCAGVCLEERDLAEGLFVVSNADDAVEILLPQSPDKLRQLVRLSFVHPPRIMPSCFLRDYIQVMCTVYAKEKIELLHALIYERKHLVLPEIAQPTLIVWGEKDRIFPLELGHRLKRHLGDRAQLVVIRNAGHAVNLEKSREFCENIVKFFHDSSFNDHNWQKV; encoded by the exons ATGTCGCCTCCGTGCCTTAGCGTCACCCTCTTGCGCGATTGGTGCCACAGCTGCGCCTTCCTCGCAGCTGGCCTCCGCCCTTCCCTCGCCATCCTCGCGGACGGCGCCTCCATCCATTGCTGGACCCCGGCGCGCCCGGACCCTTCTCGCCGCCCTCTCGTCCTCCTCCATGGCTTCGGAGCCACCGCCATCTGGCAATGGTCCCACTACCTCCGCCCCCTTCGCCGTTCCGGATTCGACCTCTACGTCCCCGATCTTCTTTTCTTCGGAGCCTCCGAAGCGCCCGGATCGGACCGGTCCGAGGCCTACCAGGCCCGATGCGTGATGGCGGCTATGGAGGATCTCGGCTTGCGGAGATTCGGCCTCGTCGGGGTGAGCTACGGAGGGTTCGTGGCGTACAAGATGGCTGCGATGTTTCCGTCAGCCGTGGAGCGGGTGGTGCTCTGCTGCGCCGGCGTGTGCCTCGAGGAGAGGGATCTCGCCGAGGGCCTATTTGTCGTTTCGAACGCGGATGACGCGGTAGAGATCCTTTTGCCCCAGTCGCCGGACAAGCTTCGTCAGCTCGTCCGGCTGTCCTTCGTCCACCCACCGCGCATAATGCCATCTTGCTTCCTCCGGGACTACATACAG GTAATGTGCACAGTTTATGCAAAAGAGAAGATAGAGTTACTTCATGCTTTAATCTATGAAAGAAAACACTTGGTCCTTCCAGAGATTGCACAG CCAACCTTGATAGTTTGGGGCGAGAAAGATCGAATTTTTCCTTTAGAGTTGGGTCACAGATTAAAGAG GCatttaggagatagagctcaGCTAGTAGTCATCAGGAATGCTGGGCATGCTGTTAATCTTGAGAAGTCTAGAGAATTTTGTGAGAATATAGTCAAATTCTTCCATGATTCTTCCTTCAATGATCACAATTGGCAGAAG GTCTAG